A window of the Salvelinus alpinus chromosome 25, SLU_Salpinus.1, whole genome shotgun sequence genome harbors these coding sequences:
- the LOC139553956 gene encoding matrilin-3-like isoform X3, translated as MTSLIGGLVFCISFLALEVQATYRLYGGYHPRQHQADSPIVPRQTFQRSFQQQQPFQSVQQETHCKSRPLDLVFIIDSSRSVRPQEFEKVKIFLADMVDTLDIGADATRVAVVNYASTVKIEFLLKTHFDKPGLKAALARIESLAAGTMTGLAIKTAMEETFTEGSGARLTNKNIAKVAIIVTDGRPQDTVEEVAAAARAAGIEIYAVGVDRADMKSLRLMASLPLDEHVFYVETYGVIEKLTSKFRETLCGVDACALGHDCDHICVNNNNNNSYACKCREGYTLNADKKTCSQDANEMSGNELSEDACMCEAQIAFQMKMQSTIKQLTNKLDDLSRKVTQFGGRR; from the exons ATGACATCGTTAATCGGAGGACTCGTCTTTTGCATTTCCTTCCTTGCCCTGGAAGTCCAAGCAACATACCGACTTTATGGAGGATACCATCCTCGGCAGCATCAGGCAGACAGCCCCATCGTGCCACGGCAAACGTTTCAGCGGAGCTTCCAACAGCAACAACCATTTCAGAGTGTTCAGCAAG AAACCCACTGCAAAAGCCGCCCCCTAGATCTGGTGTTCATCATCGACAGCTCCCGTAGCGTACGCCCCCAAGAATTTGAGAAGGTCAAAATCTTCTTGGCTGACATGGTCGACACCCTCGACATTGGCGCAGACGCAACACGTGTTGCCGTTGTGAACTACGCTAGCACAGTGAAGATTGAGTTCCTGCTCAAGACGCACTTCGACAAGCCGGGCCTGAAAGCAGCGTTGGCGCGCATCGAATCCTTAGCGGCTGGCACCATGACGGGGCTAGCCATCAAGACGGCCATGGAGGAGACCTTCACCGAGGGATCAGGCGCCCGGCTAACCAACAAGAACATCGCCAAGGTGGCCATCATCGTGACGGACGGGCGGCCCCAGGACACGGTGGAGGAGGTTGCCGCGGCGGCGAGGGCGGCAGGCATCGAGATCTACGCAGTCGGGGTGGACAGGGCGGACATGAAGTCCCTGCGTCTCATGGCCAGTCTGCCATTGGACGAACACGTGTTCTACGTGGAGACCTACGGCGTCATCGAGAAGCTCACGTCCAAGTTCAGGGAAACGCTGTGTG GTGTGGACGCCTGTGCCCTGGGACACGACTGCGACCACATatgtgtcaacaacaacaacaacaactcgtACGCCTGCAAGTGTCGAGAAGGCTATACACTGAATGCAGACAAGAAAACATGCTCAC AGGACGCGAATGAGATGAGTGGGAATGAGCTGAGTGAAGACGCCTGTATGTGTGAGGCTCAGATTGCGTTCCAGATGAAGATGCAATCCACCATAAAGCAGCTGACCAACAAAC TTGATGACCTATCGAGGAAAGTGACCCAGTTTGGAGGCAGGCGTTGA
- the LOC139553956 gene encoding matrilin-3-like isoform X2 codes for MTSLIGGLVFCISFLALEVQATYRLYGGYHPRQHQADSPIVPRQTFQRSFQQQQPFQSVQQETHCKSRPLDLVFIIDSSRSVRPQEFEKVKIFLADMVDTLDIGADATRVAVVNYASTVKIEFLLKTHFDKPGLKAALARIESLAAGTMTGLAIKTAMEETFTEGSGARLTNKNIAKVAIIVTDGRPQDTVEEVAAAARAAGIEIYAVGVDRADMKSLRLMASLPLDEHVFYVETYGVIEKLTSKFRETLCGVDACALGHDCDHICVNNNNNNSYACKCREGYTLNADKKTCSRSLQNQNQNQNQNQNPNPNQNGSGSNEDANEMSGNELSEDACMCEAQIAFQMKMQSTIKQLTNKLDDLSRKVTQFGGRR; via the exons ATGACATCGTTAATCGGAGGACTCGTCTTTTGCATTTCCTTCCTTGCCCTGGAAGTCCAAGCAACATACCGACTTTATGGAGGATACCATCCTCGGCAGCATCAGGCAGACAGCCCCATCGTGCCACGGCAAACGTTTCAGCGGAGCTTCCAACAGCAACAACCATTTCAGAGTGTTCAGCAAG AAACCCACTGCAAAAGCCGCCCCCTAGATCTGGTGTTCATCATCGACAGCTCCCGTAGCGTACGCCCCCAAGAATTTGAGAAGGTCAAAATCTTCTTGGCTGACATGGTCGACACCCTCGACATTGGCGCAGACGCAACACGTGTTGCCGTTGTGAACTACGCTAGCACAGTGAAGATTGAGTTCCTGCTCAAGACGCACTTCGACAAGCCGGGCCTGAAAGCAGCGTTGGCGCGCATCGAATCCTTAGCGGCTGGCACCATGACGGGGCTAGCCATCAAGACGGCCATGGAGGAGACCTTCACCGAGGGATCAGGCGCCCGGCTAACCAACAAGAACATCGCCAAGGTGGCCATCATCGTGACGGACGGGCGGCCCCAGGACACGGTGGAGGAGGTTGCCGCGGCGGCGAGGGCGGCAGGCATCGAGATCTACGCAGTCGGGGTGGACAGGGCGGACATGAAGTCCCTGCGTCTCATGGCCAGTCTGCCATTGGACGAACACGTGTTCTACGTGGAGACCTACGGCGTCATCGAGAAGCTCACGTCCAAGTTCAGGGAAACGCTGTGTG GTGTGGACGCCTGTGCCCTGGGACACGACTGCGACCACATatgtgtcaacaacaacaacaacaactcgtACGCCTGCAAGTGTCGAGAAGGCTATACACTGAATGCAGACAAGAAAACATGCTCAC GTTCTTTGCAAAACCAAAACCAGAACCAAAACCAGAACCAGAACCCAAACCCAAACCAAAATGGATCAGGTTCCAACG AGGACGCGAATGAGATGAGTGGGAATGAGCTGAGTGAAGACGCCTGTATGTGTGAGGCTCAGATTGCGTTCCAGATGAAGATGCAATCCACCATAAAGCAGCTGACCAACAAAC TTGATGACCTATCGAGGAAAGTGACCCAGTTTGGAGGCAGGCGTTGA
- the LOC139553956 gene encoding matrilin-3-like isoform X1 produces the protein MTSLIGGLVFCISFLALEVQATYRLYGGYHPRQHQADSPIVPRQTFQRSFQQQQPFQSVQQETHCKSRPLDLVFIIDSSRSVRPQEFEKVKIFLADMVDTLDIGADATRVAVVNYASTVKIEFLLKTHFDKPGLKAALARIESLAAGTMTGLAIKTAMEETFTEGSGARLTNKNIAKVAIIVTDGRPQDTVEEVAAAARAAGIEIYAVGVDRADMKSLRLMASLPLDEHVFYVETYGVIEKLTSKFRETLCGVDACALGHDCDHICVNNNNNNSYACKCREGYTLNADKKTCSPGSLQNQNQNQNQNQNPNPNQNGSGSNEDANEMSGNELSEDACMCEAQIAFQMKMQSTIKQLTNKLDDLSRKVTQFGGRR, from the exons ATGACATCGTTAATCGGAGGACTCGTCTTTTGCATTTCCTTCCTTGCCCTGGAAGTCCAAGCAACATACCGACTTTATGGAGGATACCATCCTCGGCAGCATCAGGCAGACAGCCCCATCGTGCCACGGCAAACGTTTCAGCGGAGCTTCCAACAGCAACAACCATTTCAGAGTGTTCAGCAAG AAACCCACTGCAAAAGCCGCCCCCTAGATCTGGTGTTCATCATCGACAGCTCCCGTAGCGTACGCCCCCAAGAATTTGAGAAGGTCAAAATCTTCTTGGCTGACATGGTCGACACCCTCGACATTGGCGCAGACGCAACACGTGTTGCCGTTGTGAACTACGCTAGCACAGTGAAGATTGAGTTCCTGCTCAAGACGCACTTCGACAAGCCGGGCCTGAAAGCAGCGTTGGCGCGCATCGAATCCTTAGCGGCTGGCACCATGACGGGGCTAGCCATCAAGACGGCCATGGAGGAGACCTTCACCGAGGGATCAGGCGCCCGGCTAACCAACAAGAACATCGCCAAGGTGGCCATCATCGTGACGGACGGGCGGCCCCAGGACACGGTGGAGGAGGTTGCCGCGGCGGCGAGGGCGGCAGGCATCGAGATCTACGCAGTCGGGGTGGACAGGGCGGACATGAAGTCCCTGCGTCTCATGGCCAGTCTGCCATTGGACGAACACGTGTTCTACGTGGAGACCTACGGCGTCATCGAGAAGCTCACGTCCAAGTTCAGGGAAACGCTGTGTG GTGTGGACGCCTGTGCCCTGGGACACGACTGCGACCACATatgtgtcaacaacaacaacaacaactcgtACGCCTGCAAGTGTCGAGAAGGCTATACACTGAATGCAGACAAGAAAACATGCTCAC CAGGTTCTTTGCAAAACCAAAACCAGAACCAAAACCAGAACCAGAACCCAAACCCAAACCAAAATGGATCAGGTTCCAACG AGGACGCGAATGAGATGAGTGGGAATGAGCTGAGTGAAGACGCCTGTATGTGTGAGGCTCAGATTGCGTTCCAGATGAAGATGCAATCCACCATAAAGCAGCTGACCAACAAAC TTGATGACCTATCGAGGAAAGTGACCCAGTTTGGAGGCAGGCGTTGA